One window of the Anaeromyxobacter dehalogenans 2CP-C genome contains the following:
- a CDS encoding ABC transporter permease: MHERLRAAVFLLGALLIWELAARFGPWPHALLPGPFAVAARLAALAADGRLGAGVARSLVRLAQGYGLSVALGVPLGVALARSPLVRSVLRPATIGLQALPSVCWLPLAALWFGLSEAAIVFVVLAGSLLAVAIATEDAVSGVDPGLLRAAGTLGIRGARFHLGVLLPSALPGILTGLKLGWSFAWRALMAGELLFPAGGLGQLLNAGRARADPAQLLGVIAVIVALGVLVDQVLFRLLEVRVRRRWGLATAT, encoded by the coding sequence ATGCACGAGCGGCTCCGGGCGGCGGTGTTCCTGCTGGGCGCGCTGCTGATCTGGGAGCTCGCGGCTAGGTTCGGCCCCTGGCCGCACGCGCTGCTCCCCGGGCCGTTCGCGGTGGCGGCGCGGCTCGCGGCGCTCGCCGCCGACGGGCGCCTCGGCGCCGGGGTGGCGCGGTCGCTCGTGCGGCTCGCGCAGGGCTACGGGCTCTCGGTGGCGCTGGGCGTGCCGCTCGGCGTGGCGCTGGCGCGGAGCCCGCTGGTGCGCTCGGTGCTCCGGCCCGCCACCATCGGCCTGCAGGCGCTGCCGTCGGTGTGCTGGCTCCCGCTCGCGGCGCTCTGGTTCGGCCTCTCCGAGGCCGCGATCGTGTTCGTGGTGCTGGCCGGCTCCCTGCTCGCGGTCGCCATCGCCACCGAGGACGCGGTGTCCGGCGTGGACCCGGGGCTGCTCCGCGCCGCCGGCACGCTCGGGATCCGGGGCGCGCGCTTCCACCTGGGCGTGCTGCTGCCCTCGGCGCTCCCCGGCATCCTCACCGGGCTGAAGCTGGGGTGGAGCTTCGCGTGGCGCGCACTCATGGCGGGCGAGCTCCTGTTCCCGGCGGGCGGCCTCGGCCAGCTCCTCAACGCGGGGCGCGCGCGCGCCGACCCCGCCCAGCTCCTTGGCGTCATCGCGGTGATCGTGGCGCTGGGCGTGCTGGTGGATCAGGTGCTGTTCCGGCTGCTGGAGGTCCGGGTGCGGCGGCGCTGGGGGCTCGCCACCGCGACATGA
- a CDS encoding response regulator, with amino-acid sequence MTSVLLVDDERDLLSLLDFNLRASGFETLLATTGEQALSHLRRRVPDLVLLDVMLPDVSGTEVCRQIKSDPRTRHVPVVMLTAKGDEVDRVVGFELGADDYVTKPFSVRELVLRLKAVLRRSAARPSDRPPESVGPIRVDVDAHRAYVDGAEVVLTPLEFKLLTTLMSRLGRVQSREQLLEDVWEMSSEVETRTVDTHVKRLREKLGSGRDLLETVRGIGYRLVDPSERH; translated from the coding sequence GTGACGTCCGTTCTCCTGGTGGACGACGAGCGCGACCTGCTCTCGCTCCTCGACTTCAACCTGCGCGCGTCCGGGTTCGAGACGCTGCTCGCCACCACCGGCGAGCAGGCGCTCTCGCACCTCCGCCGCCGCGTGCCGGATCTGGTCCTGCTCGACGTGATGCTGCCCGACGTCTCGGGGACCGAGGTGTGCCGGCAGATCAAGTCCGACCCGCGCACCCGCCACGTCCCGGTGGTGATGCTCACCGCCAAGGGGGACGAGGTGGACCGGGTGGTCGGCTTCGAGCTGGGCGCCGACGACTACGTGACGAAGCCGTTCAGCGTGCGCGAGCTGGTGCTCCGGCTGAAGGCGGTGCTGCGCCGCTCCGCCGCCCGCCCCTCGGACCGCCCGCCCGAGTCGGTGGGCCCCATCCGCGTGGACGTGGACGCCCACCGCGCCTACGTGGACGGCGCCGAGGTGGTGCTCACGCCGCTCGAGTTCAAGCTGCTCACCACGCTCATGTCGCGGCTGGGCCGCGTGCAGTCGCGCGAGCAGCTCCTCGAGGACGTCTGGGAGATGTCCTCCGAGGTCGAGACGCGCACGGTGGACACGCACGTGAAGCGGCTCCGTGAGAAGCTGGGGTCCGGACGCGACCTGCTGGAGACGGTGCGGGGGATCGGCTATCGCCTCGTGGATCCGAGCGAGAGGCACTGA
- the pstB gene encoding phosphate ABC transporter ATP-binding protein PstB, with translation MEARHLSVRYGEKLAVKDISLALPERQVTALIGPSGCGKSTFLRALNRMNDLIPGARAEGEILLDGESVFDRHIDAVELRRRVGMVFQKSNPFPKSIFENVAYGLRVSGLKDRAALAERVERSLVNAALWDEVKDRLGESALGLSGGQQQRLCIARALAVEPEVVLMDEPASALDPIATAKIEDLIHHLKARYTIAIVTHNMQQAARVSDQTAFFYMGDLVEVGPTEQIFTNPSEQRTEDYVTGKFG, from the coding sequence ATGGAGGCCCGCCACCTCTCCGTGCGCTACGGCGAGAAGCTGGCGGTGAAGGACATCTCGCTGGCGCTCCCGGAGCGGCAGGTGACCGCGCTCATCGGCCCGTCCGGCTGCGGCAAGTCCACGTTCCTGCGCGCGCTGAACCGCATGAACGACCTCATCCCCGGCGCGCGCGCCGAGGGCGAGATCCTGCTCGACGGCGAGAGCGTGTTCGACCGGCACATCGACGCGGTCGAGCTGCGCCGGCGGGTGGGGATGGTGTTCCAGAAGTCGAACCCGTTCCCGAAGTCGATCTTCGAGAACGTCGCCTACGGGCTGCGGGTGAGCGGCCTGAAGGACCGCGCCGCCCTCGCCGAGCGGGTGGAGCGCTCGCTCGTGAACGCCGCGCTGTGGGACGAGGTCAAGGACCGGCTGGGCGAGAGCGCGCTCGGCCTCTCGGGCGGCCAGCAGCAGCGCCTCTGCATCGCCCGGGCGCTCGCGGTCGAGCCGGAGGTGGTGCTGATGGACGAGCCGGCCAGCGCGCTCGACCCCATCGCGACGGCCAAGATCGAGGACCTCATCCACCACCTGAAGGCGCGCTACACCATCGCGATCGTCACCCACAACATGCAGCAGGCGGCCCGCGTCTCCGACCAGACGGCGTTCTTCTACATGGGCGACCTCGTCGAGGTGGGGCCGACCGAGCAGATCTTCACCAACCCCAGCGAGCAGCGCACCGAGGACTACGTCACCGGCAAGTTCGGGTAG
- a CDS encoding phosphatase PAP2 family protein yields the protein MTDDRFPGEDQLAEVAVDAGAGTVVVRVGRLQRILSLDEALLVSVQRFRRPWRTALARTLTHLGDGKSWTAIGLACLATATERGAHLGLRIGAATGIATLLSQALKRSLTRARPDASITGFEALAANPDRFSFPSGHTAAAFGVAVAFAGEPASLGPAALLLAVGIGLSRVYLGAHYPLDVVAGAVLGVFGGLASRLLVS from the coding sequence ATGACCGACGACCGATTTCCAGGGGAAGACCAGCTCGCCGAGGTCGCGGTGGACGCGGGCGCCGGCACCGTGGTCGTCCGCGTCGGCCGCCTGCAGCGCATCCTCTCGCTCGACGAGGCGCTGCTCGTCTCGGTGCAGCGCTTCCGGCGCCCGTGGCGCACCGCGCTCGCGCGGACGCTCACCCACCTCGGCGACGGGAAGAGCTGGACGGCCATCGGCCTCGCCTGCCTCGCGACCGCCACCGAGCGGGGTGCCCACCTGGGCCTGCGCATCGGCGCGGCCACCGGCATCGCCACCCTGCTCTCGCAGGCGCTGAAGCGGAGCCTCACGCGCGCCCGGCCGGACGCGTCCATCACCGGCTTCGAGGCGCTGGCGGCGAACCCGGACCGCTTCTCGTTCCCCTCCGGCCACACCGCCGCCGCGTTCGGCGTCGCGGTGGCGTTCGCCGGCGAGCCGGCCAGCCTCGGGCCCGCCGCCCTGCTCCTCGCGGTGGGGATCGGCCTGTCGCGCGTGTACCTGGGCGCCCACTACCCGCTCGACGTGGTGGCGGGCGCGGTGCTGGGCGTGTTCGGCGGCCTGGCCTCGCGGCTGCTGGTTTCCTGA
- the phoU gene encoding phosphate signaling complex protein PhoU, whose translation MATHTDKSYEAELRSLRDRLLEMGGLVEQAIAASVRAIVERDSPLAEQVRLRDREVNRMEVDIDGACRRILALRQPAASDLRFITTALKIVTDLERMGDLAVNIAERALDLNQAPSLVPLHDLSKLADLSEAQLKRALDAFVTRDVDKAQEVMRGDDLLDALYLKIFNDLLGLMMEDGRNIRRATSLMFAAKHLERFGDHATNLAEMVVYMVRGTDVRHPRSRADQDAPATPE comes from the coding sequence ATGGCGACGCACACCGACAAGTCGTACGAGGCCGAGCTCCGCAGCCTGCGGGACCGCCTGCTGGAGATGGGCGGGTTGGTCGAGCAGGCCATCGCCGCGAGCGTGCGGGCCATCGTGGAGCGCGACTCGCCGCTCGCCGAGCAGGTGAGGCTGCGCGACCGCGAGGTCAACCGGATGGAGGTGGACATCGACGGCGCCTGCCGCCGCATCCTGGCGCTGCGCCAGCCGGCCGCCTCCGACCTGCGCTTCATCACCACCGCGCTCAAGATCGTCACCGACCTCGAGCGGATGGGCGATCTCGCCGTCAACATCGCGGAGCGCGCGCTCGACCTCAACCAGGCGCCGTCGCTGGTGCCCCTGCACGATCTCTCCAAGCTGGCGGACCTCTCCGAGGCGCAGCTCAAGCGCGCGCTCGACGCGTTCGTCACCCGCGACGTGGACAAGGCGCAGGAGGTGATGCGCGGCGACGACCTGCTCGACGCGCTCTACCTCAAGATCTTCAACGACCTGCTGGGGCTCATGATGGAGGACGGGCGCAACATCCGGCGCGCCACCTCGCTCATGTTCGCGGCGAAGCACCTGGAGCGCTTCGGCGACCACGCCACCAACCTGGCCGAGATGGTCGTCTACATGGTCCGCGGCACCGACGTGCGCCACCCGCGGAGCCGCGCCGACCAGGACGCGCCGGCGACCCCGGAGTAG
- the pstC gene encoding phosphate ABC transporter permease subunit PstC yields the protein MAESASVPAIAPLRRGEDRPLPSIRRRQLREAAIRGVITLIALTGIAAVVLIFVFVAREALPLLTDPEVRGEASFGKMFLPQVLRPNRPPGFMWQPVSGVPKYSMIPLFVGTLKVTAVSMLVSVPVGIAAALYASEFAPRRLREVLKPVIELLAGIPSVVLGFFALMVMATWLQSAFGFTFRLNAVVAGLGLALTVIPVIFTVSEDALQAVPRAYREASLALGATRWETAFRVVLPAAAPGVLAGVVLGFGRSIGETMIVLMASGNAAITSWSLGDSVRTLPATIAAEMGEVVFGGAHYSVLFFIGVELFLFTFVLNALAAGFVKRLVRRMSGGKA from the coding sequence ATGGCTGAATCCGCGTCCGTGCCGGCCATCGCACCGCTCCGGAGGGGAGAGGACCGCCCTCTCCCCTCAATCCGGCGGCGGCAGCTCCGCGAGGCGGCGATCCGGGGGGTCATCACCCTGATCGCGCTCACGGGGATCGCCGCCGTCGTCCTCATCTTCGTGTTCGTCGCGCGCGAGGCGCTGCCGCTCCTCACCGACCCCGAGGTGCGGGGCGAGGCGAGCTTCGGCAAGATGTTCCTCCCGCAGGTGCTCCGGCCGAACCGGCCGCCCGGCTTCATGTGGCAGCCGGTGAGCGGCGTGCCGAAGTACTCGATGATCCCGCTGTTCGTCGGCACGCTGAAGGTGACGGCGGTCTCCATGCTGGTCTCGGTCCCGGTCGGCATCGCGGCGGCGCTCTACGCCTCGGAGTTCGCGCCGCGCCGCCTCCGCGAGGTGCTGAAGCCCGTCATCGAGCTGCTCGCCGGCATCCCGTCGGTCGTGCTCGGCTTCTTCGCCCTGATGGTGATGGCGACCTGGCTGCAGTCCGCGTTCGGCTTCACGTTCCGGCTGAACGCGGTGGTGGCCGGGCTCGGGCTGGCGCTGACCGTCATCCCGGTCATCTTCACGGTGAGCGAGGACGCGCTCCAGGCGGTGCCGCGCGCCTACCGCGAGGCCTCGCTCGCGCTCGGCGCCACCCGCTGGGAGACCGCGTTCCGGGTGGTGCTGCCGGCCGCCGCGCCCGGCGTCCTCGCCGGCGTGGTCCTCGGCTTCGGCCGCTCCATCGGCGAGACCATGATCGTGCTCATGGCCTCCGGCAACGCGGCCATCACCTCCTGGAGCCTGGGCGACTCGGTGCGCACGCTCCCCGCCACCATCGCCGCGGAGATGGGCGAGGTGGTGTTCGGGGGCGCGCACTACTCGGTGCTGTTCTTCATCGGCGTGGAGCTGTTCCTGTTCACCTTCGTGCTGAACGCGCTCGCCGCCGGCTTCGTGAAGCGGCTGGTGCGCCGCATGTCCGGGGGCAAGGCGTGA
- a CDS encoding phosphate ABC transporter substrate-binding protein, with protein MKRMLLALAAVVAVVPALASAAVTVKGSDTMVILAQRWAEDYMNKNPGKKVQVTGGGSGTGIAALINGTTDIANASRSMKSDEKGKVRERYSVLPTEIPVAQDGVALYVNEANPVSQLTIDQLHQIYVGDVTNWKQVGGPDQRIVLYSRENSSGTYVFFKEHVLKGDDYAPAAQTLPGTAAVVNAVAKEKGGIGYGGAAYAKGVKEVKVVGADGQAYAPSAENVKSGKYPLARPLFMYTRAKPAGEVKAFIDYCLSPEGQQLVTKVGYFPIK; from the coding sequence ATGAAGCGCATGCTGCTCGCCCTCGCCGCGGTCGTCGCGGTGGTCCCGGCCCTCGCCTCCGCCGCCGTGACCGTGAAGGGCTCCGACACGATGGTGATCCTCGCCCAGCGCTGGGCCGAGGACTACATGAACAAGAACCCCGGCAAGAAGGTGCAGGTCACCGGCGGCGGCTCCGGCACCGGCATCGCGGCGCTCATCAACGGCACCACCGACATCGCGAACGCGTCGCGCTCGATGAAGTCGGACGAGAAGGGCAAGGTCCGCGAGCGCTACAGCGTGCTCCCGACCGAGATCCCGGTCGCCCAGGACGGCGTGGCGCTGTACGTGAACGAGGCGAACCCGGTGAGCCAGCTCACCATCGACCAGCTGCACCAGATCTACGTGGGCGACGTCACCAACTGGAAGCAGGTGGGCGGGCCCGACCAGCGCATCGTCCTCTACTCCCGCGAGAACTCCTCGGGCACCTACGTGTTCTTCAAGGAGCACGTGCTGAAGGGCGACGACTACGCCCCGGCCGCGCAGACGCTCCCCGGCACCGCCGCGGTGGTGAACGCGGTCGCGAAGGAGAAGGGCGGCATCGGCTACGGCGGCGCCGCCTACGCCAAGGGGGTGAAGGAGGTCAAGGTGGTGGGCGCCGACGGCCAGGCGTACGCGCCCAGCGCGGAGAACGTGAAGAGCGGGAAGTACCCGCTGGCCCGCCCGCTGTTCATGTACACGCGCGCCAAGCCGGCCGGCGAGGTGAAGGCGTTCATCGACTACTGCCTCTCGCCCGAGGGCCAGCAGCTCGTCACCAAGGTCGGCTACTTCCCGATCAAGTAG
- a CDS encoding porin: MNRLIAAILAVGLAPAALAQEAAAPASAPAESSEIDTAALKGQVDALAEQLAEMKTDVSGLKKLKFSGYVQPRFGWLEAAQYEKGAPQRDGFYVRRGRFKAVYDSDLAQYVIQLDATPSGVGLKEAYASFKLPFLKGFAIDAGLQLMPFGYDVGVRSSSDLDLLERAMFAGHFLKGEYDLGVALRGAYGPVNFKVGVFNGNGVDGASGKDNDQRKDVIGRLGVDLGMITGGVSGWYGKTIDYTSATNATYDRVRLGADLQLYLDLLPVGGTALKGEYVWGKTAIGTGAGGAGDSLGLIGYGWDVILTQNVGPWNQVAVRYDTFNPNVKLDRNLAANQGKVFITDEVSAALHTILSSNLKLSVAYYHPMNREKGDTAPSDPKKDSFVAQLQAKF; this comes from the coding sequence ATGAACCGTCTCATCGCCGCCATCCTCGCCGTCGGGCTCGCGCCCGCGGCGCTGGCGCAGGAAGCCGCCGCGCCGGCCTCCGCGCCCGCGGAGTCCTCCGAGATCGACACCGCCGCGCTGAAGGGCCAGGTGGACGCCCTCGCCGAGCAGCTCGCCGAGATGAAGACCGACGTCTCCGGCCTGAAGAAGCTCAAGTTCTCCGGCTACGTCCAGCCGCGGTTCGGCTGGCTCGAGGCCGCGCAGTACGAGAAGGGCGCGCCCCAGCGCGACGGCTTCTACGTCCGCCGCGGCCGCTTCAAGGCCGTCTACGACTCCGACCTCGCGCAGTACGTGATCCAGCTCGACGCCACGCCCTCCGGCGTGGGCCTCAAGGAGGCGTACGCCTCGTTCAAGCTGCCCTTCCTGAAGGGCTTCGCGATCGACGCCGGCCTCCAGCTCATGCCGTTCGGCTACGACGTCGGCGTCCGCTCCTCCTCCGACCTCGACCTGCTCGAGCGCGCCATGTTCGCCGGCCACTTCCTGAAGGGCGAGTACGACCTCGGCGTCGCCCTCCGCGGCGCCTACGGCCCGGTGAACTTCAAGGTCGGCGTGTTCAACGGCAACGGCGTGGACGGCGCGTCCGGCAAGGACAACGACCAGCGCAAGGACGTGATCGGCCGCCTCGGCGTGGACCTCGGCATGATCACCGGCGGCGTGTCCGGCTGGTACGGCAAGACCATCGACTACACCTCGGCCACCAACGCGACCTACGACCGCGTGCGCCTCGGCGCGGACCTGCAGCTGTACCTCGACCTGCTCCCCGTCGGCGGCACCGCGCTGAAGGGCGAGTACGTCTGGGGCAAGACCGCCATCGGCACGGGCGCGGGCGGCGCCGGCGACAGCCTGGGGCTCATCGGCTACGGCTGGGACGTCATCCTCACGCAGAACGTGGGGCCCTGGAACCAGGTGGCCGTCCGCTACGACACGTTCAACCCGAACGTGAAGCTCGACCGCAACCTCGCGGCCAACCAGGGGAAGGTCTTCATCACCGACGAGGTCTCGGCGGCGCTGCACACCATCCTCAGCAGCAACCTGAAGCTGTCGGTCGCCTACTACCACCCGATGAACCGGGAGAAGGGCGACACGGCGCCGTCCGACCCGAAGAAGGACAGCTTCGTCGCGCAGCTCCAGGCGAAGTTCTAG
- a CDS encoding NlpC/P60 family protein, with protein MRLRALAIAGLAALASGCAATRPLPAPDLAAPPVAGGAGAPGARAPEAAVDGGEDAAVAPVVTSATAPERGAGAEATRDVPRDPALERLRDEVLEAARARVGARTRLDCSGYVLAALRAAGLTPRLGPARSRSEALYRASRPVERPRPGDLVFFHDTYDRDRNGRAGDRFTHVGLVEAVEGDAVTILHRGGRVERIRMDLTRPSDPEANDPVRVARRRDARGTRYLAGELFAAYGELLAGDVTQMLQGGRAPAVRARHPAAR; from the coding sequence GTGAGGCTGCGCGCCCTCGCGATCGCCGGCCTCGCGGCGCTCGCCTCCGGCTGCGCCGCGACGCGGCCGCTGCCCGCGCCCGACCTCGCGGCGCCGCCCGTCGCCGGCGGCGCCGGAGCGCCGGGCGCGCGCGCGCCGGAGGCGGCGGTGGACGGCGGCGAGGACGCCGCGGTCGCGCCGGTGGTGACCTCGGCGACCGCCCCGGAGCGCGGCGCCGGCGCCGAGGCGACGCGGGACGTGCCGCGCGACCCGGCGCTGGAGCGGCTCCGCGACGAGGTGCTGGAGGCGGCGCGGGCCCGGGTCGGCGCGCGCACGCGGCTCGACTGCTCGGGCTACGTGCTCGCGGCGCTGCGGGCGGCCGGGCTCACGCCGCGGCTCGGGCCGGCGCGCTCGCGCTCCGAGGCGCTCTACCGCGCCTCGCGCCCGGTGGAGCGGCCGCGCCCGGGCGACCTGGTGTTCTTCCACGACACCTACGACCGCGACCGGAACGGCCGCGCCGGCGACCGCTTCACGCACGTCGGCCTGGTGGAGGCGGTGGAGGGCGACGCGGTGACGATCCTGCACCGCGGCGGCCGCGTGGAGCGCATCCGCATGGACCTCACCCGCCCGTCCGATCCCGAGGCGAACGATCCGGTGCGCGTGGCGCGACGGCGCGACGCGCGCGGGACCCGGTACCTGGCGGGCGAGCTGTTCGCCGCCTACGGGGAGTTGCTCGCCGGGGACGTCACGCAGATGTTGCAGGGAGGCCGTGCGCCAGCCGTGCGCGCACGCCATCCTGCAGCCCGATGA
- a CDS encoding sensor histidine kinase has protein sequence MLARSPLAAAIRALRAELSGGPPADLGREVRELEELLAERERRRFSALRAPAEQELLAALPDAAALISRDGWVRASNAAFDTLAASGRAAGLTPLEITRSAELSEAVKRALEGTARRLELPIQRRTYLAALSPLLRGEVLVLLRDVTDARRAEATRRDFVANASHELRTPIAAIRAAAETLLSGAVEDPAAGRAFVEIVARHAERLSRLTQDLLDLSRIESRQWTFELAPVDLGPLARQVLELFASAARAKGIALRAGIPAGATLRADARALEQVLVNLVDNAVKYTATGSVTLSAARDGDAWVISVADTGPGIERHHLPRLFERFYRVDSGRSRDQGGTGLGLAIVKHLVQGMGGEVGVESGAGGTRFWMRLPAA, from the coding sequence GTGCTGGCGAGATCGCCCCTTGCGGCCGCGATCCGCGCGCTGCGGGCCGAGCTGTCGGGCGGACCGCCCGCCGACCTGGGCCGCGAGGTGCGCGAGCTGGAGGAGCTGCTCGCCGAGCGCGAGCGCCGCCGCTTCTCCGCGCTGCGCGCGCCGGCCGAGCAGGAGCTGCTCGCCGCGCTGCCCGACGCCGCCGCGCTCATCTCGCGCGACGGCTGGGTGCGCGCCTCGAACGCCGCGTTCGACACGCTGGCCGCGAGCGGCCGCGCCGCCGGGCTGACGCCGCTCGAGATCACCCGCAGCGCGGAGCTGTCCGAGGCGGTGAAGCGCGCGCTGGAGGGCACCGCGCGCCGGCTCGAGCTGCCCATCCAGCGCCGGACCTACCTCGCCGCGCTCTCGCCGCTGCTGCGCGGGGAGGTGCTGGTGCTGCTGCGGGACGTCACCGACGCGCGCCGCGCCGAGGCCACTCGCCGCGACTTCGTCGCGAACGCCAGCCACGAGCTGCGCACGCCCATCGCCGCGATCCGGGCGGCCGCGGAGACCCTGCTGTCCGGCGCGGTGGAGGACCCCGCCGCCGGCCGCGCGTTCGTGGAGATCGTGGCGCGGCACGCCGAGCGCCTCTCGCGGCTCACCCAGGACCTGCTCGACCTGTCGCGCATCGAGTCGCGCCAGTGGACGTTCGAGCTCGCGCCGGTGGACCTCGGGCCGCTGGCGCGCCAGGTGCTGGAGCTGTTCGCGTCCGCCGCGCGCGCGAAGGGGATCGCGCTGCGCGCCGGGATCCCGGCCGGCGCCACGCTCCGCGCCGACGCCCGCGCGCTCGAGCAGGTGCTCGTGAACCTGGTGGACAACGCGGTGAAGTACACCGCCACCGGGTCGGTGACGCTGTCGGCGGCGCGCGACGGCGACGCCTGGGTGATCTCCGTCGCCGACACCGGCCCCGGCATCGAGCGCCACCACCTGCCGCGCCTGTTCGAGCGCTTCTACCGCGTGGACTCCGGCCGCTCGCGCGACCAGGGCGGCACCGGCCTCGGCCTCGCCATCGTGAAGCACCTGGTCCAGGGCATGGGCGGCGAGGTCGGCGTCGAGAGCGGCGCCGGCGGCACGCGCTTCTGGATGCGGCTGCCCGCGGCGTGA
- the pstA gene encoding phosphate ABC transporter permease PstA, with translation MTVGRRKAVGGALALLTGAAAFLVVAMLGVILWDVVRGGAARVSWEFLTAAPEEGMTGGGIFPAIYGTAVMTLLMTVAVLPVGVATAVYLHEYAPPRSRLAGAVRVAVTNLAGVPSIVFGLFGLGFFIQFVGRGLDRALSEPGTLHYGQPALIWASLTLAVLTLPVVIVSTEEALRAVPRELRDASLALGATQSQTLARVVLPGALPGILTGAILAVARGAGEVAPILFTGVAYFLPDLPGSPFSQFMHLGYHVYVLATQSPDVEATRPLLYATVLVLLALTFALNLVAIAIRTRTRRRAAAGH, from the coding sequence GTGACCGTCGGCCGCCGCAAGGCCGTCGGGGGCGCGCTGGCGCTCCTCACCGGGGCCGCCGCCTTCCTGGTGGTGGCGATGCTGGGCGTGATCCTGTGGGACGTCGTCCGCGGCGGCGCCGCCCGCGTCTCCTGGGAGTTCCTCACCGCCGCGCCGGAGGAGGGGATGACCGGCGGCGGCATCTTCCCCGCCATCTACGGCACCGCGGTCATGACGCTGCTCATGACGGTCGCGGTCCTCCCGGTGGGCGTCGCGACCGCCGTCTACCTCCACGAGTACGCGCCGCCCCGCTCGCGCCTGGCCGGCGCGGTGCGCGTGGCGGTGACGAACCTGGCCGGCGTCCCGTCCATCGTGTTCGGCCTGTTCGGCCTGGGCTTCTTCATCCAGTTCGTGGGCCGCGGCCTGGACCGCGCGCTCTCCGAGCCCGGCACGCTCCACTACGGTCAGCCCGCGCTGATCTGGGCCTCGCTCACGCTCGCCGTGCTCACGCTGCCGGTGGTGATCGTGTCCACCGAGGAGGCGCTCCGCGCCGTGCCCCGCGAGCTGCGCGACGCGAGCCTCGCGCTCGGCGCCACCCAGTCGCAGACGCTCGCGCGGGTGGTGCTGCCCGGCGCGCTGCCCGGCATCCTCACCGGCGCCATCCTGGCGGTGGCGCGCGGCGCGGGCGAGGTCGCGCCCATCCTGTTCACCGGCGTCGCCTACTTCCTGCCCGACCTCCCCGGCTCGCCGTTCTCGCAGTTCATGCACCTCGGCTACCACGTCTACGTGCTCGCCACGCAGTCGCCCGACGTGGAGGCGACGCGGCCGCTGCTGTACGCGACCGTGCTCGTCCTGCTGGCCCTCACCTTCGCGCTGAACCTGGTCGCGATCGCCATCCGCACCCGCACGCGCCGCCGCGCCGCCGCCGGTCACTGA
- a CDS encoding DUF2238 domain-containing protein translates to MTDRLPAALLALVAAVLAWSGIGPKDRGTWLMEVAPVLLVVPVLVATRRRFALTPLLYVLVALHAAVLCVGGHYTYAEVPAGFWVRDALGLARNHYDRLGHFMQGFVPALAARELLLRTSPLRRGRWLAALVTCVALAISAAYELVEWLAAVLLGQGADAFLGTQGDPWDTQWDMFLALVGAVAAQALLSRVHDRAIARLGASPDGRRPGDRVAA, encoded by the coding sequence ATGACGGATCGCCTCCCCGCCGCGCTGCTCGCGCTCGTCGCCGCCGTCCTGGCCTGGTCCGGCATCGGCCCGAAGGACCGGGGCACCTGGCTCATGGAGGTCGCGCCGGTGCTCCTCGTCGTCCCGGTGCTCGTCGCGACCCGGCGGCGCTTCGCGCTCACCCCGCTCCTGTACGTGCTCGTCGCGCTCCACGCCGCGGTGCTGTGCGTGGGCGGCCACTACACCTACGCCGAGGTTCCGGCCGGCTTCTGGGTGCGCGACGCGCTCGGCCTGGCCCGGAACCATTACGACCGCCTCGGCCACTTCATGCAGGGCTTCGTGCCCGCGCTGGCGGCGCGCGAGCTGCTCCTGCGCACCTCGCCGCTGCGCCGCGGGCGCTGGCTGGCGGCGCTCGTCACCTGCGTCGCGCTCGCCATCTCCGCGGCCTACGAGCTGGTGGAGTGGCTGGCGGCGGTGCTGCTCGGCCAGGGCGCTGACGCGTTCCTCGGCACGCAGGGGGATCCCTGGGACACGCAGTGGGACATGTTCCTGGCGCTGGTCGGCGCGGTGGCGGCGCAGGCGCTCCTGTCGCGCGTGCACGACCGGGCCATCGCGCGCCTCGGCGCGAGCCCGGACGGCCGTCGCCCCGGCGATCGGGTGGCGGCGTGA